One window of the Colletotrichum lupini chromosome 9, complete sequence genome contains the following:
- a CDS encoding cytochrome P450 86A1, translated as MAAEVLGQQVIIGFVSGSRYECLSKTIARIELNKVIVQVSLARTFFESFLFNLTRASALITNWTWLHQS; from the coding sequence ATGGCGGCTGAGGTATTGGGCCAGCAGGTTATAATTGGCTTTGTTTCTGGAAGTCGATATGAGTGTTTGAGCAAAACCATCGCCAGAATTGAGTTGAACAAAGTTATTGTTCAGGTGAGTCTGGCTAGAACATTCTTCGAGTCTTTCCTGTTCAACTTGACAAGGGCGAGCGCTTTAATTACCAACTGGACTTGGCTTCACCAATCATAG